In the Silene latifolia isolate original U9 population chromosome 1, ASM4854445v1, whole genome shotgun sequence genome, GGAAAGCTATTGAATAAATTTTTTCCTTCAACTTCTGCACTGATGCCCATGTTGATTCTAGTAAATCAGCTTGCTCGGCTATGTTAAGTTCCTGAACAATATATAGAGGAAATGAAAGGAGccgctttctaataataatattactgATAGTAAGCAAGTAGCAACTAAGCACTTAAAAAGGAAGTAACTAAGCACTTAAAAAGGAAGTAACATGCACTACCAGGGGACATCAGGCAGGTTGGTTAAATAGAAAGTGTGAATTTGATGCCCTACTGTGCTCATAAAGGACAATATTCCTGTTAATCAGGTGGAAGCTGATAAAGTACATTTTTTAAACCGCAAATGATTTTCGAGTATCCAATAGAAACGGGTAAAAAAATGCTTTCAAACTAGAAAATAGTGAAGAAATGAACCACAAGGCCATTATGGCAGGTTGTAAATATCTAACTCAATCGTGAATCCCCAAACGACATATTACTACCAATAAAGAGCAAACAGCTAAAAGACATCCAGTTATTTACGTAACAGCCAATCCAATATGGTTCTCATGGAATTTTAAGCACTCGCGGCATTAAGAAAGTCTCGGAAAGAATCACATATTCACATCACAAACAACACGTTTAACACAAAAGCAGAGCCAAAGTCATCTTTTCATATTAATTGACAATAATTGTAACTACACTAAGCCTCACATCTGCTTGCTTCTTTCAGCAACCCAAAAAATTCAAAGCCCCTTCTTTAGCAAGCTAACCAAGATTCTGCGCTTACTGGGTCAAGCATTAAGTAAAACATCGCCCAACCTTTAATAAGAAATACTTCCACTTCTACCTCAAACGATAGATTAAGCAGAtgcataaaaataataaaatgtatCCTTTAGTTTCTTCCAATCTGTTTGTAGGTACTACGTAGTAAGACTCAGAGGCAAGCGCTTCAGGTTCAAATATCTACAGATTTGTTTCATCAGTACTTGCAGAGAATGTAATGCAGGTTGATAGATTACCTCGAGCGCAATTTTCTGAAGGGCACGGCAAAATATAGTAGTTCCAGAAGTAATAGCTTGTCGACCCACTGCCGGAGTATCATCATCTACGACAATCGATAATGCATGTATAATTTTGGGTAAAAACTCTACATGCCTCAATCCGATTTCACCAATTATCCTACAATTCAAGTGGAACCGATGAAATACTTGGAAAGGCCAAAAAGAATAAAAACGTAAAGAATCTATTGAAGTGCTACAAAATCCAATTTATTAGACTTTTTTCAGCAATACTCCCTCCCGTTCAATAATATTCTTACGTTTGATTGTtctcacaaaaaaataaaaacgtAAAGAATCTATTGAACTGCAGCGCATCCAAGTCAATGAAGATAAAGGGCGCACTTttgtaaacaaaaaaaaaaactttcatcATAAGCAATTCAATCATCAATTCCGCTTAATACATTCACAAACAGCCATTCGTCGCGAGTGCATGCTTCACTTCAATCATGTGCGGGATtttaataaaaggtaaacaaatgaccgagacaaaGGGAACAACGTAAAAAGAAGCAGATAGAGTGACATACTCAATGGCGCACTTTCGGACGGGGCAGAAGCGATCAGAGATGAGGTTCAACAAGGAAGGGATAAGCGGAGAGATTAACACGGCGTCGTTTTGATCCTGGAGTAACTGGAGCTTGAGTTGATTGAGGCTTTGGAGCTTGGAGTGATTGTTGGAAGGGAAGGCGACTGAGTTAACGAGAGTCGTAACTCGGGCAAGTGAATCGGACTCGATCATTCCCACCATTGTTGATGGGGGGAGTGGTGGTGAAACACAGGGTTTggaatttaatttagttgaaatAAACCCTTGATTTTATTGATTTGGGGAATTTGTAGCGGGAGAAACCCAAGGTGTGCCAGAACTCCAGAAGCTGTTGCTGAGTTACCAAaactgagttttttttttttttttttttttttttttagaaaaacatACTCcttcctattctaaataaccctCCATATTCAaagggcacaagaattaagaaagggagtattatatggtaaagtatttgtgtggggtaggagattggagagagagagaaggtattGTCGGATTAAAATAactattgttgtggggtaaggtgactaaaataagataaagtatgagtattgtggggtattggtgtgggtggggtgattaaaataagtataaaagtttgtcaaataagcaaatcatcaatcaatcaatcaatactatatattaaatccagaaaccaagggacttcaatgtaattaaagaaagttatacaaattaattatactatatagttttaaatcactagcatcgtgtgatggacccgtttaagggatctcaatgcaaatattatatagtttgggttaaaattattatatagaagcttggtaattttcctaaatatttgtaagggactaaaacatggtcaatttccttaaaataaaataattaattaagatggtcaatttccttaaaatcaaataattaattaagatggtcagtttcaaggaaactaaaagaaagaagatgcatggtaattttcctaaatatttatagaagactagaagatggtcaatttccttaaaataattaattagtataaacatgcacacttatggtatttattattatcatcataaaattatatattcaatttaaaatctatgcaattttattaaattctatagtttattagatgtatagagatgttaattatttaacatacaaaaatataatatataagtaggttataaataattcaagttatattagtaatcactcatttgaatagtaaaagtaacaatattatcagcgagattagtgaaagtggtagaaacaacaacgggagtagtgaaataatcaatattaatgtggcaatagtgaaaataacaataattccgtaggagtagtgaaattatcgaTTAATGCGACAGTtgtgacaataacaataattacggcgggagtagtgaaagtaacaatgattacgggcaagtagtgaaatgttattactattgtttcattaataagagtaaaatattaattgcaggagtagtgaatttgtctcgaaatttatttcatcgtaattttaggatgtcatagaaaaatatattagtgataaatttatgagttatgcaatttaagtaattttatttaatgaaaaaaaaaataatgataagtagaggtagcccggacgaagccgggcaccaatactagtagggagagtattgtgaatagatgaaaaatgttatagggagagttatttagaataggagagaCTGAGGGAGTATACCATATACGAAAAAAAACTGTTAATTAGCCtcttaaaaatcactttttgaaaattacatccttacataattttttttataaattacattagaatatcacttttcttctaaaattgcggGGAAGTGACAAATAAGCCTCAAACGTTTGCCACTACTTGCAAATTAGCCTCATAACATTTTACACGTGCAAATTAACCCATTAGTTATACCCGATGTGCAATTCGCCCCAATTAGAGATATCCGAGTAAATTTCTCGCCGGAAAATATTGACGTGGCACCGGAAAGATGACTAGGATAGATTAAATTaaatactcccttctattctcaataactgtcccatttgccatttccgtgttttcacataactgtcccatttgccttTTTTGGACATGAATAATGATGTTTCTACCCTTTGCTATTTTGTTTATTTACAACTCATACCATCCCTAACCCAACCTATTAATAAACTAACCCAGCTCATTAATCATCCCATTCCCTAATTAACCCAGCCCAATCCCTAATACCTCCCGCCTTATATAGCTTCCCCTTCCCCTGAAACCCTAACTCTATCACATCCGCCTCATAAATCCTCTCCTTCTCTCTCATCCgtctctcaaatcctctcatatTCTTCATCAAATATGCTCACGGATCTGATTCTTCATCGAATTTGCATCTCCTTTTTAATCTTGATCAAAAAAACGATTTGATTCTTCATCAAATATGTGAACGGCTTTaatttcttcatcaaaatgatcTGATTCTTCATCAAATACGTGAACTGTTTTAATTTCTTCATCAAATTTGCATGTCCtcttttaatcttcatcaaaaaaatGATCTGATTCACAAAATTTTGTCTTCGCCTTTgattaatttcaaaaaaaatggaaaaatctaAACCTTTTTCTGGTGATTTTGATCTTCGTAAAATGGAGAAGATCTATGAAGATTTCTATCTAAATGAGGGTGAGATGGAGATGGAAGATAAAGAAGTTGAACAAAGATCGTCTGATGTTGCTGCATGTCGCTCAATCGTGCCTGTAACAATCGTGGATGAAGGGATTGAGCAGTGGTTGGAAAAGCATGAATATCTAAAGAATAGAATGCGGTTTATGGAAGAACTATGTAGAATCTGGCCTCAGTTTGGGGTTTTATTGGAATATGAGTATGAGGAGAAGGCGAAGGAGCAATCATTTCATGTTGCATGTAAAACTGATGATCCTTCTAATTCAGACCTTGAATTAGATCCGGAGGTTGTACGAAAAAATCCAGTTATTACTAGTTGGTTTATAAAGGAGCTTTCTAAGTATTGGCCTGGTTTTGATTCTACACAGGAAGACGAACCGTTTTGAGGTTGATTTCTTATTCCCTGTATTTAATTTTTAAACTGTTTTTTTTTAATGGACTAGTGATGATAACTTTTTCGGCCGTATATACTCTGTTTCATCTTATTTTATCTACCCAGTGATCTAATGTTGAGGGTAGTTGGTTGGTTATCATTTTTGATGTTCATATACAATGCCACCACCTTTTGTAGTGATGAGGCTGTGATGTACATCAAAATTGAAGAGTTTTGTTTACAAAAGCTTATTGTACTCATTTGATCATTTCTGAAGTTCATATCCATATTAGTGTCAATGACTGAATATTACAAAAGAGTTGCAAAGTTCTACATTAAAACTGAATACAGTCACAACATCTTCTTCAGTGTGACCTTCTTGATTGTTTGATTTGCTTGCTTCTTGCTTGATCTACGCAAAAAATTGACTTTGATAACATATCCAGTCTTTGATATCCAGTCTTTGATATCCAGTCTTTGATAACTTCTAACAGTCCAAAATGGTGCTTATTGATGATGTTAAATTCTGCTTGTTCATTCCCCTGCACATAAATCTACGAACCAACTACTAATGCTACCAACAGGGGGATTTTCCAATGCTGGGTCATTACTACCTTCACCTGCTTCAGTAATGGTGCCAACAGGTTCATTGTCCCATGTTGGTTCATTACTGGTGCCACTGGTACTTGCTTGATTTTCTGCATTCTCTGTCAAACTGTTTAGTGAATTAACTAATTCACTTATAGTGCTTGGATCACCAACATTCTGTACATATTGTATGCATTCTTTCACTAAATCGATGTTAGCATCAAGATATTCAGGCAATAAACCTTGTGCTGCTAGTTTTGTCTTATGCATATGTGGAATTGGGTAGTCTATgccaccttttttttttcattacttCTACCATACATGCTTGCAATGTTATCCAGACATACTTCAGCTTTAGTGCATCTTGTTCTTCATATGCCTTGATTGTGTTGCTGATTAACTCATCCAATTTGATTGCCTTTTTTTTGTTGGAGAGATTGTATTGAcctaaaaacccccaaatccaatACATTCAAATCTGGTGAATTGGGTGTTTGATAGACCAATTCAATCAGCCATCCATCTGATGTTGCTGCCCTTTTAAAATCAAGATCATCATTGCTAAAATGGGGACGGGCATTATCTTGTTGAATGATTATACGTTTACTAACATTAGAAGGCCATTTAGCCTTTATAGCTGGCAACACACGATTTATTATCATGTCTTTTGTTACTTGCTTGTTTATAGACTCAATACACTTGGTTTTCATTGTTCCTGCTACTCTATTTTTTGAGTTTCGTTGTGCTGGTATTTCAACAACAAATGGCCATATTCCTATTTTGCCATCAAAAATTAATTCACCATTTGACCCATATAATGGTCTACCTACTGCACACATGAACATCACATTTTCTATGAAACTCTTTGATTGTACACATCTATGT is a window encoding:
- the LOC141596736 gene encoding uncharacterized protein LOC141596736, whose amino-acid sequence is MEKSKPFSGDFDLRKMEKIYEDFYLNEGEMEMEDKEVEQRSSDVAACRSIVPVTIVDEGIEQWLEKHEYLKNRMRFMEELCRIWPQFGVLLEYEYEEKAKEQSFHVACKTDDPSNSDLELDPEVVRKNPVITSWFIKELSKYWPGFDSTQEDEPF
- the LOC141649930 gene encoding uncharacterized protein LOC141649930 codes for the protein MEAQKQRASSLPVNVSSKKKGSKKVGRAILDEEKLKSIDLLDRSTQHSLATHLGVSQSTVSRWMMSKQIRSHTNALKPGLTDKNKLARLIFSLQHLVYHEHTKRIVFKDQSNIIHMDEKWFSKTKPTTRFYLAKGETDPHRCVQSKSFIENVMFMCAVGRPLYGSNGELIFDGKIGIWPFVVEIPAQRNSKNRVAGTMKTKCIESINKQVTKDMIINRVLPAIKAKWPSNVSKRIIIQQDNARPHFSNDDLDFKRAATSDGWLIELVYQTPNSPDLNVLDLGVFRSIQSLQQKKGNQIG